From Cucumis melo cultivar AY chromosome 1, USDA_Cmelo_AY_1.0, whole genome shotgun sequence, a single genomic window includes:
- the LOC103495637 gene encoding trans-resveratrol di-O-methyltransferase-like, with the protein MYEWKKSRSQVLDTSPKCLDNYFSLVVLNMNMEAGGKKLAMGGDELLEAQSHIWNHIFNFINSMSLKCAIQLGIPDAIHSHGPNPMPLSLLVSSLQLHPNKTQFIYRLMRLLTHSGFFVQQEEGYILTNSSRLLLKDNHFAVSPFLLSMLQPALTDPWQFLSIWLQTDDRTPFETAHGMPFWEYMGNKAKDGEVFNEGMASDARLVMSVILEKHKSVFEGVESLVDVGGGTGTMAKAISQAFPQMECTVFDLPQVVAHLKEDQPNFKYVEGDMFKLIPPADVLLLKWILHDWSDEECVEILKNCKAAITSNGDRGKVMVIDIVLFGNKKDSMETQLLFDMLMMTLAGGKEREEEKWAELIKEAGFRSYKIFPIMGVRSLIEIYP; encoded by the exons ATgtatgaatggaagaaatccagATCACAAGTATTGGACACATCACCAAAGTGTTTGGACAATTATTTCTCTCTTGTTGTTCTGAATATGAATATGGAGGCCGGTGGAAAGAAGTTAGCAATGGGAGGGGATGAGTTGTTAGAAGCTCAATCCCACATATGGAATCACATCTTCAACTTCATAAACTCAATGTCTCTCAAATGTGCAATCCAACTTGGAATTCCAGACGCCATCCATAGCCATGGACCCAACCCTATGCCCCTCTCTCTTCTTGTTTCATCTCTCCAACTTCATCCTAATAAAACCCAATTCATATACCGTTTGATGCGTTTATTAACTCACTCTGGCTTCTTTGTTCAACAAGAAGAAGGATACATTCTTACCAATTCATCTCGCCTTCTTCTTAAAGACAATCATTTTGCTGTATCTCCTTTCCTACTTTCCATGCTCCAACCAGCTCTCACAGATCCATGGCAGTTCCTCTCAATCTGGTTACAAACTGACGACCGAACGCCATTCGAGACGGCACATGGAATGCCGTTTTGGGAGTACATGGGGAATAAGGCAAAAGATGGGGAGGTTTTCAATGAAGGCATGGCGAGTGATGCGAGGTTGGTGATGAGTGTGATATTGGAAAAACATAAAAGTGTTTTTGAAGGAGTTGAGTCGTTGGTTGATGTTGGTGGTGGCACTGGAACAATGGCCAAAGCCATTTCACAAGCTTTTCCACAAATGGAATGCACTGTGTTTGATCTTCCCCAAGTAGTTGCTCATTTGAAGGAAGATCAACCAAACTTCAAATATGTTGAAGGAGATATGTTTAAACTTATTCCTCCAGCTGATGTGCTTCTCTTAAAG TGGATATTACATGATTGGAGTGATGAAGAATGTGTGGAGATTCTGAAGAACTGCAAAGCAGCCATTACAAGCAATGGTGACAGAGGAAAAGTGATGGTAATTGATATTGTGCTGTTTGGGAATAAAAAGGACTCGATGGAAACTCAACTGTTATTCGACATGCTGATGATGACATTAGCTGGTGGAAAGGAGAGGGAAGAAGAAAAGTGGGCTGAATTGATTAAAGAAGCTGGATTTAGGAGCTACAAGATTTTTCCAATTATGGGTGTAAGATCTCTTATAGAGATTTACCCATAA